From a single Saccharomyces kudriavzevii IFO 1802 strain IFO1802 genome assembly, chromosome: 15 genomic region:
- the LPX1 gene encoding triglyceride lipase (similar to Saccharomyces cerevisiae LPX1 (YOR084W); ancestral locus Anc_5.693): protein METDTFTRETKTCSASWPRAPQSTLCATDRLELVYDLYTSVKRHHRPRATNINLVFLHGSGMSRVVWEYYLPRLVAADPGGNYALHKIVLIDQVNHGDSAVRNRGYLGTDFNWIDGARDVLKIASLELGGNGNEPALNVAVGHSMGGFQALACDVLQPYLFHLLILIEPVVITRQATSGGRPGAPPVSPQIPENLYNSLLSKTCDRFADESQYVKYMKNDSFFTNAHAQILQDIIDFERTKAPGDDKSVRTKMEQTQNLLCYMNIQSFASFLISNVKFVAKRTIHIVGARSNWCPPENQLFLQKTLQNYHLDVIPGGSHLVNVEAPDLIIGKINHHIREFVLTSPLQSSRGPHLSLDERTAKFNQAFESFKNSTLIKTSKPKL, encoded by the coding sequence ATGGAAACCGACACTTTCACCAGAGAAACGAAAACTTGTAGTGCAAGCTGGCCGCGCGCGCCGCAGTCGACACTGTGCGCCACCGACCGCCTTGAGCTGGTGTACGACTTGTACACCAGCGTCAAACGGCATCACCGTCCTCGAGCCACCAACATCAACCTCGTGTTCTTGCACGGGAGCGGCATGAGCAGGGTCGTGTGGGAGTACTATTTGCCGCGGCTGGTAGCCGCGGACCCGGGGGGCAACTATGCCCTACACAAAATCGTGCTGATTGACCAGGTCAACCACGGCGATTCCGCAGTGCGCAACCGCGGCTATCTCGGTACCGACTTCAATTGGATCGATGGGGCCCGCGACGTGCTCAAGATAGCCTCTCTCGAGCTGGGCGGGAACGGCAACGAACCAGCACTGAACGTGGCAGTCGGCCACTCAATGGGCGGATTCCAGGCCCTCGCATGTGACGTGCTGCAGCCTTATCTCTTCCATCTGCTGATCCTAATCGAGCCCGTGGTCATCACACGGCAAGCCACCTCCGGCGGCAGACCGGGAGCGCCTCCCGTGTCCCCGCAGATCCCGGAAAACCTCTACAACTCGCTCCTTTCAAAGACATGTGACCGTTTCGCTGACGAGTCCCAATACGTAAAATACATGAAGAACGACTCCTTTTTCACGAACGCGCACGCCCAAATCCTGCAGGACATCATCGATTTCGAAAGGACGAAGGCGCCCGGCGACGACAAGTCTGTTCGCACGAAGATGGAGCAGACGCAGAATCTTCTTTGCTACATGAACATTCAGTCTTTTGCGTCCTTCTTGATAAGCAACGTCAAATTCGTAGCCAAACGCACCATCCACATCGTGGGCGCTCGCTCTAACTGGTGTCCGCCGGAAAACCAGCTGTTTTTGCAGAAGACGTTGCAGAACTACCATCTCGACGTCATTCCGGGCGGGTCTCACCTGGTCAACGTCGAGGCTCCGGACCTTATTATCGGAAAAATCAACCACCATATCCGCGAGTTTGTTCTGACGTCGCCGCTGCAGTCCTCACGCGGGCCTCACTTGTCGCTTGACGAAAGGACCGCTAAATTCAACCAGGCCTTTGAGTCTTTCAAGAACAGCACGCTAATCAAAACCAGCAAACCAAAACTGTAG
- the BUD21 gene encoding Bud21p (similar to Saccharomyces cerevisiae BUD21 (YOR078W); ancestral locus Anc_5.687) — MGNGHVKFGDDERSENAAAITNRQDDVLVISKEKKEVRLESESDDDDDDDDAPQEEGLHSGKSEVESHITQREEAIRFEQSQLKSKRRKQNELYAKQKKEINEVRPAEEAIAELPDELLESIDQREESGAQNTSSRHINFDEFDDSGEEEEVLAKAIKAKKRKTLKNLRKDSVKRGKFKIQLLSTAQDSKMLPPKKESLIINSRDRWLNRKTLHKR, encoded by the coding sequence ATGGGCAACGGACACGTTAAGTTTGGTGACGATGAAAGATCAGAAAACGCAGCTGCAATCACTAATAGGCAAGATGATGTGCTGGtaatatcaaaagaaaaaaaagaagtacGTCTAGAGAGTGAAagcgatgatgatgatgatgatgatgatgctCCACAGGAAGAAGGGCTTCACTCTGGAAAAAGTGAAGTTGAGTCACATATTACTCAAAGGGAAGAAGCCATAAGGTTTGAACAGTCACAATTGAAGTCCAAGAGAAGGAAGCAAAATGAATTATATGCCAAgcagaaaaaggaaataaatGAGGTGAGACCAGCTGAAGAGGCGATCGCGGAGCTTCCTGATGAGCTGCTGGAAAGTATAGATCAGAGGGAAGAAAGCGGCGCGCAAAATACATCTTCAAGGCACATAAACTTTGACGAATTCGATGATTcaggtgaagaagaagaggtaTTGGCCAAGGCCATAAAggcgaagaaaagaaagacatTAAAGAATTTGAGAAAGGATTCGGtgaaaagaggaaagttTAAAATTCAATTATTATCCACAGCACAGGATTCCAAAATGTTGCCACCGAAGAAGGAATCATTGATCATAAATTCAAGGGACCGTTGGTTGAATAGGAAAACGTTACATAAAAGGTAA
- the WHI5 gene encoding transcriptional repressor WHI5 (similar to Saccharomyces cerevisiae SRL3 (YKR091W) and WHI5 (YOR083W); ancestral locus Anc_5.692), producing MSLRTPKRSRTNEEQEQDPNQEQAQEQGQNLDTHMPHHQQQRPGQTTLLSTPVRIKNGFGTPSPPSPPATTNSITKSRRRPSATTMQGTFMSPVNKRRVGAAAHGRVSDHDENGHESESEDDENENENQNKNHLHRHGGHAGMTLLPPTTPKSRRSEVFLSPSPRLRSPPTATRRSASERPIRDISHTLRTRLNYALVKLQNGWTDKTLPELETQLAPAAQTTSPRRYHNRFPDSADAGTSAHTAFLQALGGHPPREEATAVETLMLLSSPTKKQQHRPVAVSSAGGPADETEPESDTEVETS from the coding sequence ATGAGTTTAAGAACGCCGAAGAGAAGCAGGACCAACGAAGAACAGGAACAGGATCCGAACCAGGAACAAGCACAAGAGCAGGGACAAAACCTGGATACACACATGCCCCATCACCAACAACAACGACCGGGGCAGACGACCCTGTTGAGCACCCCGGTGCGTATTAAAAACGGATTTGGCACGCCATCGCCGCCGTCACCACCGGCCACAACAAATAGCATCACCAAATCCAGAAGAAGGCCGTCAGCGACTACCATGCAAGGCACATTCATGTCACCCGTCAATAAGCGTCGTGTCGGGGCGGCTGCACATGGACGTGTATCTGACCACGACGAAAACGGACACGAAAGTGAGAGTGAAGACgacgaaaatgaaaacgaaaatcaaaataagAACCACCTCCACCGCCACGGCGGACACGCTGGCATGACCTTGTTGCCACCCACAACGCCCAAGTCGAGGCGGTCGGAGGTGTTTCTGTCGCCGTCACCGCGCCTGAGGTCACCTCCGACGGCCACGCGTCGGTCCGCGAGCGAACGGCCCATCCGCGATATATCGCATACACTGCGCACCAGGCTAAACTACGCTCTGGTCAAGTTGCAAAACGGATGGACCGACAAAACACTGCCCGAGCTGGAGACACAGCTGGCCCCCGCGGCACAGACAACGTCGCCACGGCGCTACCATAACCGGTTCCCGGACAGCGCAGACGCGGGAACTTCTGCGCATACAGCGTTTCTGCAGGCGCTGGGGGGGCACCCGCCGCGCGAGGAGGCCACTGCGGTCGAAACGCTGATGCTGCTGTCGTCGCCCACGAAGAAACAGCAGCATCGGCCCGTAGCGGTTTCTTCCGCTGGGGGGCCGGCGGACGAGACTGAGCCCGAGTCGGACACCGAAGTGGAGACGTCGTAG
- the ATX2 gene encoding Mn(2+) transporter ATX2 (similar to Saccharomyces cerevisiae ATX2 (YOR079C); ancestral locus Anc_5.688), with product MNFWGVILLASFLLIATFLIGLIPLYYIDKQKSALISDQERGDSTSNLSTNTDIQTGNNESSSYHVKVAVLSQFGIGMLLGTSFMLVIPEGIKACVEHDGNVGVNLLIGFIGVYVLDRLVKLWISKKQTVHTHDAVKFQSWKDIINHPRQIWMNLIQNNVVFALFIHGLSDGIALGTTTNNDSLLIVVLIAIVIHKIPAVLSLTSLMISRQNLLKWEIISNVFLFASSTPIGYIVLSLLNLSHSSTMDWISGNLLLMSGGSLLYASFTAFVGGDSHDHDLSVEGEVVLPHDESVYVLIGVCIPLVISFCISEE from the coding sequence atgaatttttggGGAGTGATATTATTGGcaagttttcttttgattgcAACCTTCCTCATTGGGCTAATTCCGTTGTACTATATTGATAAACAGAAAAGTGCACTCATAAGTGATCAGGAACGTGGTGATTCGACTTCCAACCTTAGCACGAATACTGATATTCAAACGGGCAACAATGAATCCAGCAGTTACCACGTTAAAGTTGCTGTCTTATCACAATTTGGTATAGGAATGTTGTTGGGTACATCTTTCATGTTGGTTATACCGGAAGGTATTAAAGCATGTGTGGAACATGATGGCAATGTTGGGGTAAATTTACTAATTGGATTCATAGGTGTTTATGTTCTCGATAGGCTGGTTAAGCTAtggatttcaaaaaagcaaaCGGTCCACACACACGATGCTGTAAAGTTCCAAAGCTGGAAAGATATAATAAACCATCCAAGACAAATATGGATGAATTTGATACAAAATAATGTTGTATTTGCGTTATTCATCCATGGACTATCCGATGGGATTGCGCTCGGTACCACAACAAATAATGATTCGTTACTTATTGTGGTATTAATTGCCATTGTGATTCATAAAATTCCTGCAGTTCTTTCTCTGACTAGTTTAATGATATCAAGACAGAATTTGTTAAAATGGGAGATAATTAGCAACGTTTTCTTGTTTGCATCATCAACGCCAATTGGATACATAGTACTATCCCTTTTGAACCTGAGCCATTCATCAACAATGGATTGGATTAGTGGAAATCTTCTGCTTATGAGTGGTGGTAGTTTATTATATGCATCTTTCACAGCGTTTGTTGGTGGAGATTCTCATGATCATGATCTGAGCGTGGAGGGAGAAGTTGTTCTGCCCCATGATGAATCCGTTTACGTTTTGATAGGCGTGTGTATACCGCTTGTGATATCGTTCTGTATTTCCGAAGAATAG
- the DIA2 gene encoding DNA-binding SCF ubiquitin ligase subunit DIA2 (similar to Saccharomyces cerevisiae DIA2 (YOR080W); ancestral locus Anc_5.689), with protein MSFSENLDVTIDSTVLKAVELGTRLFKSGEYLQAKRIFTNALRVCDSYSQEQIVRIRNAYQLDTAGPDAKRLYHPKYIKILDNICACYEKLDDLKSCLKISRRSLKLDPDNVKCYIRCTRTLIKLKDWKRAYKVCSSGLQSCDNANSLLRQQKQFIMESEANKKDGGRVKGDNRTYIDPLEDDTKVSKRPKKSNGIVELLQPKKRFKKDRRRIDLFGDLPIEILPIILQSFTSKELITLTLVCNKWRDNIFYHLNCFREFNFRSISFRNFVKFMDFLRQNFTRTYRKYSLSQLKISSKITSEELRMAQLLFSKMPKCLSFERLILSMTTLTTTQFYKLMIRQNTNFFSELMELSLMITYRPDKQHELEILHSCPQLRKIELIFVNSMMSIANRTNSIGSGSSFDSMIGSANTQVSSENQGESESLEEKLINNSLEKITLICDKKKIKNFPLCHALLRDQFPRLKKLTITGVTFPTNNQELLNFEWLLNFPYLGELWIEDNDNCELRKFLLLLKNLHVWTNLKKLTFRENKLYPVIDLDNNLLAVEDDEIEDRLYYRENLQNLETLDLMGTSISGAALTILCEQKYLDGEKLKSLNIGNCPNIQFSNHHANARRMVLDVNLVLKSLFKLEEINLSHLSTLNDNTMKSLIINVPFLENLQKLDISHNFEITGISIYEFLKKFQMDHETETGSQSLTYLNIDGCSQVSHITVNMIRAQNLVNRVDCVYERDVWKKFGVNSYAYS; from the coding sequence ATGTCCTTCTCAGAGAATTTAGACGTGACCATAGATTCCACAGTCCTGAAAGCAGTTGAACTAGGAACGAGACTTTTTAAATCTGGGGAGTACCTGCAAGCAAAAAGAATCTTCACCAATGCTTTAAGAGTTTGTGATTCTTATTCTCAGGAACAAATCGTGCGGATTAGAAACGCGTATCAATTAGACACAGCGGGACCAGATGCTAAGCGATTATATCACCCCAAATACATAAAGATATTAGACAATATATGCGCATGCTACGAAAAATTAGACGATTTGAAATCTTGTTTAAAAATATCACGAAGATCACTTAAGTTGGATCCTGATAACGTTAAATGTTACATACGATGTACAAGAACGTTGATAAAGTTAAAAGATTGGAAGAGAGCCTATAAAGTGTGTTCCAGTGGGCTGCAATCATGTGATAATGCAAATTCCCTCTTGAGACAACAAAAACAATTCATTATGGAGAGTGAGGCcaacaaaaaagatggaGGAAGAGTAAAAGGCGACAACAGAACGTACATAGACCCATTAGAAGATGATACAAAAGTGTCTAAAAGACCGAAAAAAAGTAACGGCATCGTAGAACTGTTGCAACCAAAGAAGAGGTTTAAAAAGGATAGAAGAAGGATTGATTTATTTGGTGACTTACCAATAGAGATATTGCCTATTATACTCCAAAGCTTCACCAGTAAAGAACTCATTACATTGACGTTAGTTTGTAACAAATGGAGAGACAATATTTTCTATCATCTGAACTGTTTCCGAGAATTTAACTTTAGATCAATTAGTTTCAggaattttgtaaaatttaTGGATTTCCTGCGACAAAATTTTACCAGAACGTACAGAAAGTACAGTCTTTcacaattgaaaattagCTCTAAAATTACTTCAGAGGAATTGAGAATGGCTCAATTGTTATTCAGTAAAATGCCGAAATGTTTAAGTTTTGAACGCCTTATACTATCAATGACAACGCTAACTACAACACAATTTTACAAGTTAATGATCCGCCAAAACacgaattttttctctgaaTTAATGGAGTTATCTCTCATGATAACTTATAGACCTGATAAACAGCATGAATTGGAAATACTACATAGCTGCCCCCAATTGAGGAAAATAGAGTTGATTTTTGTAAATTCAATGATGTCCATTGCTAATCGAACTAATAGCATTGGGAGCGGTAGCAGTTTCGATTCCATGATTGGCAGTGCCAATACACAAGTATCATCCGAGAATCAGGGTGAGTCAGAAAGTTTGGAAGAGAAACTAATTAATAATTCTCTAGAGAAAATAACATTGATATgtgacaagaagaaaatcaaaaattttccactttGTCATGCTCTATTAAGGGATCAATTTCCTCGATTAAAGAAACTGACAATAACGGGCGTAACATTTCCTACCAATAACCAAGAATTACTTAACTTTGAATGGTTATTAAACTTTCCATATTTAGGAGAATTATGGATAGAAGATAACGATAACTGTGAACTTCGTAAAtttttgctgttgttgaagaatttaCACGTTTGGACGaacctgaaaaaattgaccTTCAGAGAGAACAAACTGTATCCAGTTATTGATTTAGATAATAATTTGCTCGCtgttgaagatgacgaGATAGAAGATAGATTATATTATAGAGagaatcttcaaaatttggagaCGTTAGATCTGATGGGGACGTCAATAAGTGGCGCCGCTCTGACCATATTATGTGAACAGAAGTATTTGGATGGTGAGAAACTAAAGAGTTTGAATATTGGGAATTGTCCCAACATTCAATTCTCAAATCATCATGCCAATGCAAGAAGGATGGTATTGGATGTGAATTTGGTTTTGAAAAGTCTTTTCAAGTTAGAAGAGATCAATTTATCTCATTTGAGTACGTTAAATGACAACACAATGAAATCTCTCATAATTAACGTaccatttttggaaaatttacaaaaacTTGATATTTCACACAACTTTGAGATCACAGGGATATCGATTTACGAATTTCTGAAGAAGTTTCAGATGGATCACGAAACCGAAACAGGAAGCCAGTCATTGACTTACTTAAACATTGACGGGTGTTCGCAAGTGTCGCATATCACGGTCAATATGATCCGGGCTCAGAATCTGGTCAATCGAGTGGATTGTGTCTACGAAAGAGATGtatggaaaaaattcgGAGTCAATTCATATGCTTATTCATAA
- the OST3 gene encoding dolichyl-diphosphooligosaccharide--protein glycotransferase OST3 (similar to Saccharomyces cerevisiae OST3 (YOR085W); ancestral locus Anc_2.204) — protein MNWLFLVSLFFFCGVSTHPALAMSTDRLLKLANKSSKKIIPLKDSSFETILAPPHENAYVVALFTATAPEVGCTLCLELESEYDTIVASWFDDHPDAKSANSDTSIFFAKVNLEDPSKAIPKAFQFFQLNNVPRLFIFQPNSPSILDYKIINVSTDAGPERMKQIIQAIKQLSQVSDFSLHLPMDWTPIITSTVITFITVLLFKKQSKLMFSIICSRIVWATLSTFFIVCMISAYMFNQIRNTQLAGVGPKGEVMYFLPNEFQHQFAIETQVMVLIYGTLAALVVALVKGIPFLRSHLYPDAKKSYFVDAVLASLCALFIYVFFAALTTVFSIKSPAYPFPLLRLSAPFK, from the coding sequence ATGAATTGGCTGTTTCTGGTCTCcctgtttttcttttgcgGCGTGTCCACACATCCTGCCCTGGCAATGTCCACCGACAGACTGCTAAAACTGGCAAATAAGTCctccaagaaaatcatACCTTTGAAAGACTCAAGTTTCGAAACCATCCTGGCGCCACCTCACGAAAATGCCTATGTAGTCGCTCTGTTCACCGCCACAGCGCCCGAAGTTGGCTGCACTCTGTGTCTGGAACTGGAGTCCGAATACGACACCATAGTGGCCTCCTGGTTTGATGATCATCCAGACGCCAAATCCGCCAATTCTGACACATCTATCTTTTTCGCAAAGGTCAATTTGGAGGACCCTTCCAAGGCCATTCCAAAGGCGTTCCAGTTTTTCCAACTGAATAACGTCCCTAGACTGTTCATCTTCCAGCCGAACTCCCCCTCTATTCTCGACTACAAAATAATCAATGTCTCCACCGATGCTGGCCCAGAAAGAATGAAGCAGATAATACAGGCTATCAAGCAGCTCTCGCAGGTCAGCGACTTTTCTTTGCACCTGCCCATGGACTGGACTCCCATCATCACCTCCACAGTAATCACTTTCATCACCGTgttacttttcaaaaagcaGTCCAAACTCATGTTCTCCATCATCTGCTCTAGGATCGTCTGGGCAACCTTGTCGactttcttcattgtcTGCATGATCAGTGCCTACATGTTCAACCAGATCAGAAATACCCAACTCGCAGGCGTCGGTCCCAAGGGCGAAGTCATGTATTTCTTGCCCAATGAATTCCAGCACCAATTCGCCATCGAAACGCAAGTCATGGTTCTTATCTACGGAACATTGGCCGCGTTGGTGGTCGCATTGGTCAAAGGTATACCATTCTTGCGCTCTCACCTGTATCCAGACGCTAAGAAATCGTATTTCGTCGATGCTGTCTTGGCCTCTCTCTGCGCTTTGTTCATCTACGTCTTCTTTGCTGCTTTGACCACCGTCTTCTCAATAAAGAGCCCCGCTTATCCCTTTCCTCTATTAAGACTGTCGGCACCATTTAAGTAA
- the TGL5 gene encoding triacylglycerol lipase (similar to Saccharomyces cerevisiae TGL4 (YKR089C) and TGL5 (YOR081C); ancestral locus Anc_5.690), translated as MSKTLPVTEFLLSKYYELSNTPAADSPSLFTWLYHKTLSRKQLLISDLSSQKKHATSYDQWNDIALRLDGLTGLSDWKTIDESSLYNYILLRELTLRMRLLRTTHDYHRLLYLIRTKWVRNLGNMNNVNLYRHSHSGTKQIIHDYLEESQAVLNALMHESGMNDHYLLGILQQTRRNIGRTALVLSGGSTFGLFHIGVLAALFESDLMPKVISGSSAGAIVASIFCVHTTQEIPSLLTNILNMEFNIFNDDNSKSTNENLLIKISRFCQNGTWFNNKPLINTMLSFLGNLTFREAYNKTGKILNVTVSPASIYEQPKLLNNLTAPNVLIWSAVCASCSLPGVFPPTPLFEKDPHSGTIKEWGATNLHLSNMKFMDGSVDNDMPISRLSEMFNVDHIIACQVNIHVFPLLKFSNTCVGGEIEKEITARFRNQVSKIFKFFSNETIHFLDILKEFEFHPYLMTKLKHVFLQQYSGNVTILPDLSMVGQLHEVLKNPSQLFLLHQTTLGARATWPKMSMIQNNCGQEFALDKAITFLKEKIIISSSIRNPLQFYQQQFSGQIKTLSVMDADLPGVDLEESSSNSLSIIKTPKKATGRVPLQPIPSPHSTFNKRKQLLASPSPSPPQRETSSSTRGSRQKANSLSFAIGSSSLKLKKSPLKIPSRPPFKKRSSYYNQNMSAEMRKNRKKSGTISSYDVQTNSEDFPIPAIENGSYDSSLFNPAKFHMEGMSPAANDNFMNNSDIFQN; from the coding sequence ATGTCTAAGACACTGCCTGTAACAGAGTTCCTTCTGTCTAAATACTACGAACTGTCGAACACTCCCGCCGCGGACTCGCCGTCGCTTTTCACATGGCTATACCACAAGACCCTGTCCCGTAAACAGCTGCTCATATCCGACCTGTCCTCCCAGAAAAAACACGCCACCTCTTACGACCAGTGGAACGATATAGCGTTGAGACTGGACGGCTTGACAGGCCTTTCCGACTGGAAAACAATCGACGAGTCTTCGCTGTATAACTATATACTCCTGCGGGAGTTGACTCTCCGTATGCGCCTACTGAGAACCACTCACGATTATCACAGACTGCTTTACCTGATCAGGACTAAATGGGTCCGGAATCTCGGCAATATGAACAACGTCAATTTATACAGGCACTCGCATTCGGGCACAAAGCAAATTATACATGACTACCTAGAGGAGTCGCAGGCGGTGCTTAACGCCCTCATGCACGAATCAGGCATGAACGACCATTACCTCCTGGGTATCTTACAgcaaacaagaagaaacatAGGCCGCACGGCCCTGGTGCTCAGTGGCGGCAGCACTTTCGGCCTTTTCCATATCGGCGTTCTTGCCGCTCTGTTCGAATCCGACCTCATGCCCAAAGTGATTAGCGGCAGCAGTGCTGGCGCCATCGTTGCCAGTATATTTTGTGTCCACACCACGCAGGAAATCCCTTCCCTGCTGACGAACATACTTAACATGGAgttcaatatcttcaacGACGACAACTCCAAATCCACCAACGAAAACTTGCTGATCAAGATATCGAGATTCTGCCAAAATGGTACCTGGTTCAATAACAAGCCCTTGATCAACACAATGCTGTCGTTTTTGGGCAACTTGACCTTTAGGGAAGCGTACAACAAGACGGGCAAAATCTTGAACGTCACCGTTTCGCCGGCGTCGATATATGAACAACCGAAACTACTGAACAACTTAACCGCCCCAAACGTCCTTATATGGTCCGCCGTATGCGCATCTTGTTCGTTGCCCGGTGTTTTCCCCCCCACACCACTTTTCGAGAAGGACCCTCACTCCGGTACGATCAAAGAATGGGGGGCAACAAACTTACATCTATCCAACATGAAGTTTATGGATGGCTCTGTAGATAATGACATGCCCATTTCCCGTCTTTCGGAAATGTTCAATGTCGACCACATCATTGCATGCCAAGTGAATATTCATGTCTTCCCCCTTTTAAAGTTCTCGAACACATGTGTAGGGggtgaaattgaaaaggaaatcaCCGCTCGTTTCAGAAACCAAGTGTCAaagatattcaaatttttctccAACGAAACCATTCATTTCCTAGATATTCTAAAGGAATTCGAGTTCCATCCCTATCTAATGACCAAATTGAAACATGTTTTCCTGCAGCAGTACTCCGGTAACGTTACCATCTTGCCCGATCTGTCCATGGTCGGCCAACTTCACGAGGTGCTAAAGAACCCATCTCAACTTTTCCTACTACATCAAACCACTCTGGGCGCAAGAGCTACGTGGCCGAAAATGTCCATGATTCAAAACAATTGTGGCCAAGAATTTGCCCTGGATAAGGCAATCACCTTCCTGAAGGAGAAAATAATTATCTCCTCCTCAATAAGAAACCCCTTACAATTCTATCAACAGCAATTCAGTGGGCAAATCAAAACTTTGTCCGTAATGGACGCCGATCTGCCGGGCGTTGACCTGGaagaatcttcttcaaactcGTTATCGATCATCAAGACGCCCAAAAAGGCCACAGGAAGGGTACCACTTCAGCCAATACCCTCTCCACATTCTACCTTCAACAAGCGAAAACAACTTTTAGCATCGCCTTCCCCGTCTCCGCCACAACGTGAAACATCGTCATCTACACGGGGTTCAAGACAAAAGGCAAATTCTTTGTCGTTTGCTATTGGCTCTTCCAGTTTGAAGTTAAAGAAATCCCCATTGAAAATTCCATCAAGACCTCCATTtaagaaaagatcatcATACTATAATCAAAACATGTCAGCGgaaatgaggaaaaataggaaaaaaTCAGGCACGATTTCTTCCTATGATGTTCAAACAAATTCGGAAGATTTTCCCATTCCAGCCATTGAAAATGGTTCCTATGATAGTTCTTTGTTCAATCCAGCTAAATTTCACATGGAAGGTATGTCACCAGCCGCAAACGACAATTTCATGAACAATTCAgacattttccaaaattga